A stretch of the Pseudalkalibacillus hwajinpoensis genome encodes the following:
- a CDS encoding DNA polymerase IV has translation MDRSAKGRGRIIFHVDMNSFYASVEAAHNPELRGKPLAIAGNVEERRGIVVTSSYEARKKGVKTTMPVWEAKKYCPELLIMPPNFPLYRQTSLQIFELLETYTPLVQPVSIDEGYLDITEDCGEKSPVAIAKEIQQRIHSEIGIPCSIGIAPNKFLAKMASDMKKPLGITILRKRELDKLLWPLDVGEMHGVGKKTKGKLHELNIKTIHDLAHANPLQLEMKLGINGRRLHDRANGRDDRPVDPDAIDEFKSVGNSTTFPEDLIDHHRINTALTNLSDSVAKRMSKKNVLSFNIQLTIRYNDRTTVTRSKKLQNPISQSADILDAAQRLFEKNWSGQPIRLLGITGQQLVDRNEATVQLDLFSFEADSRRDSLQKTIGSIRSKYGDSALLKGNQLGEDGSHKLRDEKRRGTSLDRDFLWNYKKEKE, from the coding sequence ATGGATAGGAGTGCAAAGGGAAGAGGGAGAATTATTTTTCATGTGGATATGAACAGTTTTTATGCGTCAGTTGAAGCTGCTCATAATCCAGAGCTTCGCGGAAAACCTCTTGCGATTGCCGGGAATGTTGAGGAAAGGCGAGGCATTGTGGTGACGAGTAGCTATGAAGCAAGAAAGAAAGGTGTGAAAACAACAATGCCGGTATGGGAAGCGAAAAAGTACTGTCCAGAACTTCTCATCATGCCACCTAACTTTCCCCTTTATCGCCAAACCTCTCTCCAAATATTCGAATTGCTAGAAACCTACACGCCACTCGTTCAGCCAGTATCGATTGATGAAGGTTACTTAGATATTACGGAAGATTGCGGTGAGAAAAGTCCTGTTGCTATTGCAAAGGAAATTCAACAGCGGATTCATTCTGAAATTGGTATTCCTTGTAGTATCGGAATCGCCCCTAATAAATTCTTGGCTAAAATGGCTTCTGATATGAAGAAGCCTTTAGGTATAACGATTCTTCGTAAAAGAGAGCTAGATAAATTACTCTGGCCGCTAGATGTTGGTGAAATGCATGGCGTAGGCAAAAAAACGAAGGGAAAATTGCATGAACTCAATATTAAAACCATTCACGATCTTGCTCATGCGAATCCTCTGCAGCTTGAAATGAAGCTTGGTATTAACGGAAGAAGGTTACATGACCGCGCAAATGGGAGGGACGACCGTCCGGTTGATCCTGACGCCATAGATGAGTTTAAAAGCGTTGGGAATTCCACCACTTTTCCCGAGGACCTCATTGATCATCATCGTATTAATACTGCGCTGACTAATTTATCAGATTCGGTCGCGAAGCGTATGAGTAAGAAAAATGTTTTGAGCTTTAATATTCAGCTGACGATTCGCTACAATGATCGCACAACTGTAACCAGAAGCAAGAAGCTTCAAAACCCGATTTCTCAATCTGCTGATATTTTAGATGCAGCTCAGAGACTATTTGAAAAGAACTGGTCCGGGCAGCCAATTCGATTACTTGGAATAACTGGACAGCAATTAGTTGATCGAAACGAAGCCACTGTTCAGCTTGATTTATTTTCTTTTGAAGCTGATTCAAGAAGAGATAGCTTACAGAAAACCATTGGATCTATCCGATCAAAATACGGAGATAGTGCTCTTCTAAAAGGGAACCAGCTTGGCGAAGATGGAAGTCATAAACTGCGAGACGAGAAAAGACGTGGGACGAGTCTAGATCGTGATTTTCTTTGGAATTATAAAAAAGAAAAAGAATAG
- a CDS encoding M20/M25/M40 family metallo-hydrolase has translation MINEQRLVDEFLELVQIDSETKNEKKIAAILKEKFTSLGVEVEEDDAAEKTEHEAGNLICTLKGTVESADPIYFTSHMDTVVPGKGVKPSIKDGYVVSDGTTILGADDKTGLAAMFEAIRVLKEQNIEHGTIQFIITVGEESGLQGAKVLDPEKLIAKFGYALDSDGEVGKIITAAPTQAKIKATIYGKTAHAGVAPEKGVSAITMAAKSIAKMPLGRLDNETTANIGRFQGGSQTNIVCDYVEVLAEARSLVPEKMEAQVEKMKKAFESTASDMGGSVDLDIKVMYPGFKFNDGDYVVEIAKKAMEKIGRSPELLTSGGGSDANVIAGHGIPTINLAVGYEEIHTTNERMPVKELVKVSEAVVSIIKEVANA, from the coding sequence ATGATTAATGAACAAAGACTTGTGGATGAGTTTTTAGAACTCGTTCAAATTGATTCTGAAACAAAAAACGAAAAGAAAATAGCTGCCATTTTAAAAGAAAAGTTCACATCACTTGGTGTGGAAGTAGAAGAAGATGATGCAGCAGAAAAAACGGAACATGAAGCCGGTAACCTAATTTGTACACTAAAAGGCACCGTTGAAAGTGCAGATCCGATCTACTTCACTTCGCATATGGATACAGTTGTCCCAGGAAAAGGAGTTAAGCCTTCAATTAAAGATGGATATGTTGTATCGGATGGAACAACGATTCTTGGTGCCGATGACAAAACAGGACTAGCTGCGATGTTTGAAGCTATTCGTGTACTAAAAGAACAGAATATCGAGCATGGAACGATCCAATTTATAATAACTGTTGGAGAAGAGTCTGGACTACAAGGTGCAAAAGTTCTTGATCCAGAGAAGCTAATCGCCAAATTTGGCTACGCTCTCGATAGTGATGGTGAAGTTGGGAAAATCATCACAGCGGCCCCTACTCAAGCAAAAATCAAGGCAACTATTTATGGAAAAACGGCTCATGCAGGAGTAGCACCTGAGAAGGGAGTTTCTGCAATCACGATGGCAGCAAAATCTATTGCTAAGATGCCTCTTGGACGTTTGGATAATGAAACGACAGCGAATATTGGTCGTTTTCAAGGTGGCTCACAAACAAACATTGTATGCGACTATGTGGAAGTTCTTGCAGAAGCACGCTCGCTCGTTCCAGAGAAAATGGAAGCTCAAGTAGAAAAAATGAAGAAAGCATTTGAGTCAACAGCTTCAGATATGGGAGGCTCCGTTGATCTTGATATTAAGGTCATGTACCCTGGATTTAAGTTCAACGATGGTGATTACGTTGTAGAAATAGCGAAAAAAGCTATGGAAAAGATTGGTCGTTCCCCAGAACTATTAACTAGTGGCGGTGGAAGTGACGCAAACGTTATAGCTGGACACGGTATTCCCACAATCAACCTTGCGGTAGGTTATGAAGAAATTCATACTACAAATGAACGGATGCCGGTAAAAGAATTAGTGAAAGTTTCTGAAGCCGTTGTATCTATTATAAAAGAAGTTGCAAATGCATAG
- a CDS encoding glycerophosphodiester phosphodiesterase yields MTIIFAHRGASRQCPENTISAYQRAVHLGAGGIEIDIQLSKDGIPVVIHDRTLKRTTSGKGIVTQTTLSDLKKLDAGSWFSPDFKHEKIPSLEEVLLWAADYPDVWLNIELKYYREDDEQLAKVAIPLIKKYRSEKNTMISSFEHQRLIDVHKLWPKLETAPLYKGNLHEPWHYAKKLKAKAIHPQFKSIHASLVKAVHSHGIKIRPYTVNDEKGLRQFLDWEVDGIMTDVPDLALNIMHNKQIPQQKKSWWKTVWSVVTK; encoded by the coding sequence ATGACAATTATATTCGCTCACAGAGGCGCAAGTAGACAATGCCCCGAGAACACAATAAGTGCTTATCAACGCGCTGTTCATCTTGGAGCAGGCGGAATCGAAATTGATATTCAGCTTTCAAAAGATGGGATCCCTGTCGTCATTCATGATCGAACGTTGAAAAGGACAACATCCGGAAAGGGGATTGTGACACAAACAACTCTCTCTGACCTCAAAAAACTTGATGCGGGAAGTTGGTTTTCTCCCGATTTTAAACATGAAAAAATCCCTTCGTTAGAAGAGGTTTTGTTATGGGCAGCAGACTACCCAGATGTTTGGTTAAACATTGAATTAAAATACTATCGAGAAGACGACGAACAGCTTGCCAAAGTGGCGATTCCACTCATTAAGAAATATCGCTCTGAGAAAAATACGATGATTTCTAGCTTTGAACATCAACGGCTGATAGATGTGCATAAGTTATGGCCAAAATTAGAAACAGCACCTCTTTATAAGGGGAATTTACATGAGCCATGGCATTATGCTAAGAAATTAAAAGCAAAAGCGATCCATCCGCAATTCAAATCCATCCATGCATCACTCGTAAAAGCAGTGCATTCACATGGCATTAAAATACGTCCTTATACGGTCAATGACGAAAAAGGACTCAGACAATTCCTCGATTGGGAAGTGGATGGAATTATGACAGACGTCCCAGACCTGGCGCTTAATATCATGCATAATAAACAAATTCCTCAACAAAAGAAGTCATGGTGGAAAACTGTCTGGAGTGTGGTAACAAAGTAA
- a CDS encoding CPBP family intramembrane glutamic endopeptidase, producing the protein MSSKNRLIVALVLSHILLFLSFFLLNDIFWPLFTVSLLLLGSFSFRHVKWRKLSFAQLIIGIGSGGLLYLIFYVGKVMMLYIFPQSITQVEALYQLVAPDQTWHYYSLILIIIPGEELFWRGFVQTQLRTIHIKYPILLAALLYMSAHIYAGAFLLLIAAVLAGIVWGYLYNRTENMIVPLLSHLVFDLFLLVFFPLL; encoded by the coding sequence ATGTCTTCGAAGAATAGATTAATAGTTGCATTAGTCCTATCTCATATTCTTTTATTCTTGTCTTTCTTTTTGTTAAATGACATCTTCTGGCCGCTCTTTACCGTATCTCTTCTCTTACTCGGTAGTTTTTCATTCCGTCATGTTAAATGGAGGAAACTTTCTTTCGCTCAACTCATAATCGGAATTGGAAGCGGTGGCTTGCTGTATCTCATTTTTTATGTGGGTAAAGTGATGATGCTCTACATTTTCCCTCAGTCGATCACTCAGGTTGAAGCACTCTATCAACTTGTAGCGCCTGATCAAACCTGGCATTATTACAGCCTAATTCTTATCATCATTCCGGGAGAAGAACTGTTTTGGAGAGGATTTGTACAAACACAGCTAAGAACGATTCACATCAAGTATCCAATCTTACTAGCTGCTCTTCTTTATATGAGTGCACACATATATGCAGGTGCTTTTCTATTGCTGATAGCTGCTGTTTTAGCAGGAATTGTATGGGGATACCTGTATAACCGCACAGAAAATATGATCGTTCCGCTGCTTTCACACCTTGTTTTCGACTTATTTCTTCTAGTTTTCTTTCCGCTTCTCTAG
- a CDS encoding AAA family ATPase, with translation MKIVEKMKIVQQEMQKVLIGKEKTIELVMISLLNNGNVLLEDVPGTGKTLLARSMAVLLGGEFKRIQFTPDVLPGDVTGIQFFNPKKQDFELRPGPVMTNVLLADEINRATPRTQSSLLEVMEEKQVTIEGTTLKLPTPFIVMATQNPLESQGTFSLPEAQMDRFFMQMKSGYPTMKEEKQMIQMMRLHNPFDDLTCLFEEGEIESFQEEVKRIELSDVIEDYLLNIVEATRNSEYISVGVSPRGTIAFMKAAQGKAYLEGRRYVTPDDLQFVAPYVLSHRLVLTMEGSMRMTKQKVFNEILTQIEVPVEVLGTSAT, from the coding sequence ATGAAAATTGTAGAAAAAATGAAGATTGTTCAACAAGAAATGCAAAAGGTGCTGATCGGCAAAGAAAAAACGATTGAACTTGTAATGATTTCATTGTTGAATAATGGGAATGTTTTATTAGAAGATGTTCCAGGTACGGGGAAAACACTTCTTGCCCGGTCAATGGCCGTTTTACTAGGAGGGGAATTTAAGAGAATACAATTTACTCCTGATGTTCTTCCAGGTGACGTCACAGGTATTCAATTTTTCAATCCTAAGAAACAAGATTTTGAATTACGACCCGGACCCGTTATGACGAATGTATTACTCGCAGATGAGATAAATCGAGCTACTCCAAGAACCCAGTCGAGTTTATTGGAAGTTATGGAAGAGAAGCAAGTAACCATTGAAGGAACAACATTAAAGCTTCCTACTCCTTTTATCGTCATGGCGACACAGAACCCATTAGAATCACAGGGCACCTTCTCATTACCTGAAGCACAAATGGATCGCTTCTTTATGCAAATGAAAAGTGGCTACCCAACCATGAAAGAAGAAAAACAGATGATTCAAATGATGAGATTACATAATCCATTTGATGATTTGACGTGTCTTTTTGAAGAAGGTGAGATTGAATCATTTCAAGAGGAAGTAAAACGAATTGAACTTTCTGATGTGATTGAAGATTATTTACTTAATATTGTGGAAGCCACAAGAAATTCAGAGTACATAAGTGTTGGCGTTAGTCCAAGGGGCACAATTGCCTTTATGAAAGCCGCACAGGGAAAAGCGTATTTAGAAGGGAGACGATATGTCACTCCTGATGATCTCCAGTTCGTGGCTCCTTATGTTCTTAGTCACCGTCTTGTACTTACGATGGAAGGATCCATGCGTATGACGAAACAAAAAGTATTTAATGAAATTCTCACTCAAATTGAAGTGCCTGTGGAAGTGTTAGGGACATCAGCAACATGA
- a CDS encoding transcriptional regulator, SarA/Rot family — protein sequence MDSIQTHKLMNYMRGTYKVLENEWQKNAREIGLTQAEQHVMWIVYFEEEVTITKISEIGLWDVSTVMQVLKRLKNKMFVKLEKKTDDRRVSYVTLTEEGLTKVEASDQYSYSVMKYLEEYRSKSEENAEFLEEMYQFQMEFNKHFHGNEFVKWVERQQVKTT from the coding sequence ATGGACTCTATTCAAACTCATAAACTAATGAACTATATGCGCGGAACATATAAAGTTCTCGAAAATGAATGGCAAAAAAATGCAAGAGAGATTGGATTAACTCAGGCTGAACAACATGTCATGTGGATTGTTTACTTTGAGGAAGAGGTAACGATAACCAAAATATCGGAAATCGGTCTATGGGATGTCTCCACCGTTATGCAGGTATTAAAGCGGTTGAAAAACAAAATGTTCGTTAAACTTGAAAAGAAAACGGATGATCGACGCGTATCATACGTTACTTTGACTGAAGAAGGACTAACTAAAGTAGAAGCGAGTGACCAGTATTCATACTCCGTTATGAAATACCTTGAAGAATATCGCTCCAAATCAGAAGAAAACGCTGAATTTCTTGAGGAAATGTATCAATTTCAGATGGAGTTCAATAAGCATTTTCACGGAAATGAATTTGTGAAATGGGTTGAAAGACAACAAGTTAAAACGACGTAA
- the namA gene encoding NADPH dehydrogenase NamA encodes MSSALFTPYTIKNVTFPNRIVMSPMCMYSCEAQDGKATNFHYIHYTSRAVGGTGLIFTEAAAVTEQGRISPQDLGIWSDDHIEGLKKIVHLSQEQGSKVGIQLAHAGRKAVLDGPIIAPSSIPFNDEMKTPEEMTVEQIKETIVAFRKGAARAKEAGFDVIELHGAHGYLINEFLSPLTNKRKDEYGGSKENRYRFLKETINEVNKVWDGPLFVRISAEEYHEEGNTMEDFVYFSDEMKKQGVDLVDCSTGGVVPARIQAYPGYQVKHAEQIRRESNIATGAVGLITHPLQAEEIIQNERADLVLLAREMLRDPYWARTAAAELGGDLKAPKQYERGWN; translated from the coding sequence ATGTCTTCAGCATTATTTACACCATATACTATTAAAAATGTCACCTTCCCTAACCGGATTGTGATGAGTCCCATGTGCATGTATTCATGTGAAGCACAGGATGGTAAAGCCACAAACTTCCACTATATTCACTACACTTCCAGAGCTGTAGGAGGAACAGGCTTGATTTTCACAGAAGCAGCAGCCGTCACAGAACAAGGTCGTATTTCTCCACAGGATCTTGGAATCTGGAGTGATGACCATATCGAAGGATTAAAAAAAATTGTTCATCTTTCTCAAGAACAGGGATCAAAAGTTGGCATTCAACTTGCGCACGCAGGTCGAAAAGCCGTTCTGGATGGACCGATTATCGCACCATCTTCCATTCCTTTCAATGATGAGATGAAAACACCAGAAGAAATGACGGTCGAACAAATTAAGGAAACCATCGTTGCTTTTAGAAAAGGAGCGGCACGAGCGAAGGAAGCAGGATTCGATGTGATTGAACTACACGGCGCTCACGGATATTTAATCAATGAATTTCTATCCCCACTCACTAACAAACGTAAGGATGAATATGGCGGTTCAAAAGAAAACCGTTATCGTTTCTTAAAAGAAACCATTAATGAAGTAAACAAAGTTTGGGACGGACCACTATTCGTTCGAATTTCTGCTGAGGAATACCATGAAGAAGGTAATACAATGGAGGATTTCGTTTATTTTTCTGACGAAATGAAAAAGCAAGGCGTCGATCTTGTTGATTGTAGTACTGGTGGAGTTGTTCCTGCGCGTATTCAAGCCTACCCAGGTTATCAGGTAAAGCATGCCGAACAAATCCGAAGGGAATCTAACATTGCAACTGGAGCCGTTGGATTAATTACCCATCCTCTTCAAGCAGAAGAGATCATTCAAAATGAACGCGCGGATCTCGTTTTACTCGCTAGAGAAATGTTAAGAGATCCTTATTGGGCTAGAACTGCCGCAGCTGAACTTGGAGGAGATTTAAAAGCTCCTAAACAATATGAACGTGGTTGGAACTAA
- a CDS encoding M20/M25/M40 family metallo-hydrolase: protein MGKWQTKETLMYLLSRLVEHQSVTGSYPEVALAEYIHLQLQDLDYFKDNPNMLALHPTSDGRSFVTGLIKKGRSKKTVILISHFDVVDIEDYGQFKNLAFSPYDLTEEIYKNIDKMPVEVQNDLTSGEWMFGRGVMDMKAGIALQMSMLEKANFGEFDGNILFLTVPDEEANSLGMIEAVPVLVEMAKQHDLIYTACLNSEPVFTNYPGDQNLYVYSGSIGKLLPGFFCYGQETHVGEPFSGLNANYMAAEVTRELELNADFCEVVDGEVTPPPTNLMQKDLKEGYSVQIPHVGVTLFNVLGMERSIQHITNQLMEAVKVAAKRIENHYLEKATAFSMLQNYVPEPFKVNVLTYEQLHQRAVMLFGEAEIKRRQDYISANFKDLGDRDLSTRMVFDLAALCKDDGPMIILFYNPPFYPAVSSRHDSFIQETIQRVVAYSSTKHKVTLKPQHYFPGLSDLSFVGLERTKETIQPLMSNMPLYGQSYELPLEALEQLKVPVMNLGPKGKDAHKWTERLELTYSFETLHEMLPYTIKELLR, encoded by the coding sequence ATGGGGAAATGGCAAACGAAAGAAACCTTAATGTACTTACTATCCAGACTAGTTGAACATCAGAGTGTAACGGGATCATATCCGGAGGTAGCACTTGCTGAATATATTCACCTTCAGCTTCAAGATTTGGACTATTTCAAAGACAATCCTAATATGCTCGCTCTTCATCCAACAAGTGATGGTCGCTCTTTCGTTACAGGACTTATTAAAAAAGGACGGTCTAAGAAAACAGTTATTTTAATTAGCCATTTTGATGTGGTAGACATAGAAGACTACGGACAATTCAAAAATCTAGCTTTTAGTCCATATGATCTTACAGAAGAAATATACAAAAATATTGATAAAATGCCGGTTGAAGTTCAGAACGACCTTACAAGTGGCGAGTGGATGTTTGGGCGTGGTGTAATGGATATGAAAGCTGGGATTGCCCTTCAAATGAGTATGCTTGAAAAAGCAAATTTTGGTGAATTTGATGGGAATATTTTATTTCTTACCGTTCCTGATGAAGAAGCGAATTCACTTGGCATGATCGAAGCTGTTCCTGTACTTGTCGAAATGGCTAAACAGCATGATTTAATTTATACTGCTTGCTTAAATTCAGAACCTGTTTTTACAAATTATCCTGGCGACCAGAACTTGTATGTTTATTCAGGATCAATTGGAAAGCTATTACCTGGCTTTTTCTGTTACGGTCAAGAAACGCACGTTGGTGAGCCGTTCTCAGGATTGAACGCTAACTACATGGCTGCTGAAGTAACAAGAGAGCTTGAGCTTAACGCTGATTTTTGTGAAGTTGTCGATGGGGAGGTAACGCCTCCGCCAACTAACTTAATGCAAAAGGATTTAAAAGAAGGATACTCCGTACAGATTCCGCATGTGGGTGTAACTCTTTTCAATGTTCTTGGTATGGAGAGGAGCATTCAGCATATTACAAATCAATTAATGGAGGCAGTCAAAGTTGCTGCCAAACGCATTGAAAATCACTATTTGGAGAAAGCTACAGCGTTCTCCATGCTCCAAAACTATGTCCCTGAACCATTCAAGGTTAACGTTCTGACTTATGAGCAGCTGCACCAACGTGCTGTTATGCTGTTTGGGGAGGCAGAAATTAAACGTCGGCAAGATTATATATCTGCCAATTTTAAAGATCTAGGCGATCGAGATCTTTCAACAAGAATGGTTTTTGATTTAGCCGCACTTTGTAAAGATGATGGTCCGATGATTATCCTTTTTTATAATCCGCCATTTTATCCGGCTGTATCTTCCAGGCATGATTCTTTTATTCAGGAAACCATTCAGCGAGTGGTCGCTTATAGTTCAACTAAACATAAGGTGACGCTGAAACCTCAACATTATTTTCCTGGACTTTCTGATTTAAGCTTCGTAGGGCTTGAAAGAACGAAAGAAACAATCCAACCATTAATGAGCAACATGCCGTTATATGGTCAATCATACGAATTGCCTCTAGAAGCTTTAGAGCAGCTAAAAGTTCCCGTCATGAACCTTGGACCTAAGGGTAAAGATGCGCATAAATGGACAGAACGGCTTGAACTCACCTATTCTTTTGAAACGCTTCATGAAATGCTTCCATATACAATTAAGGAGCTGCTTCGCTAA
- a CDS encoding DUF58 domain-containing protein: protein MRWRSSTTLSLFLTSFFALSWIVLLLSFYFQSFELFLITIALLLLTFFTRLYLKNAGEHVELVNNRRTIKLFKGEQETLSFTLNNTGKVPIWNGQLHFSLEPILHVSNVDLVQNTKNLQFYSIPYYLDRKEGKTISFPIYADKRGVTRIRKVELLIKDLFGWGRQLSILESLFQTEILIYPELLEVKGVERLSTFEMGSHSYEHSLYENLSSPAGAREYESSDPFNRIHWKATARTSELKTKVYERSIDLRWIFVLDLSVKRKNSPGQVSKDIETYISQLAFLCKLATKRGVSFELHINLDPEGPSPCMTLEAGEGNAQLSNALELLARIDETRPLLSFERMSAWLRKRITDRSVVIRLGEPIQESKEAAFYHLLERKGHKCYEVKMSGDDAYLSHLERKKES, encoded by the coding sequence ATGAGGTGGAGATCGTCAACCACGCTTTCATTGTTTCTAACTTCATTTTTTGCTCTGAGCTGGATTGTCCTTCTTCTCTCATTTTATTTTCAGTCTTTTGAACTTTTCTTAATCACCATTGCGCTATTGCTATTAACCTTTTTTACTCGTCTGTACTTGAAAAATGCAGGTGAGCATGTTGAATTAGTAAATAACCGTCGAACGATTAAGCTTTTCAAAGGGGAGCAGGAAACCCTCTCTTTTACACTAAACAATACAGGGAAAGTGCCGATATGGAATGGGCAGCTCCATTTTTCTCTAGAGCCTATTCTGCATGTTTCAAACGTTGATCTAGTCCAAAATACCAAAAACCTTCAATTTTATTCCATACCTTATTATCTTGATAGAAAGGAAGGGAAAACCATTTCCTTTCCGATTTATGCAGATAAAAGAGGAGTGACTCGGATACGAAAAGTAGAGCTTTTGATTAAAGATCTCTTTGGATGGGGGAGACAGTTATCCATTCTTGAAAGTTTATTTCAGACAGAAATTCTGATATATCCCGAACTTTTAGAGGTAAAAGGTGTAGAGCGACTTTCGACATTCGAAATGGGAAGCCATTCTTATGAACATTCGCTATATGAAAACCTCTCATCTCCAGCAGGTGCCAGGGAATACGAAAGTTCGGACCCATTCAATCGCATTCATTGGAAAGCCACAGCTAGAACCTCAGAATTGAAAACAAAAGTATACGAACGTTCGATTGATTTGAGGTGGATATTTGTTCTTGATTTATCTGTTAAAAGGAAAAATAGTCCTGGGCAGGTCTCTAAAGACATCGAGACGTATATAAGTCAACTTGCTTTTCTCTGCAAACTTGCTACCAAAAGAGGAGTGTCATTCGAATTACATATCAATCTAGATCCAGAAGGACCGTCCCCATGTATGACACTGGAAGCAGGTGAGGGAAATGCTCAGTTGAGTAATGCGCTTGAATTGCTAGCTCGAATTGACGAAACGAGACCTTTGTTATCTTTTGAGCGAATGAGTGCATGGCTGCGGAAGCGAATAACAGATCGTTCTGTTGTCATTCGATTAGGAGAACCGATCCAAGAGAGCAAAGAAGCAGCGTTTTACCATCTATTAGAAAGGAAAGGACATAAATGCTATGAAGTGAAAATGTCAGGTGATGACGCATATCTTAGCCATTTAGAGAGGAAGAAGGAGTCATGA
- the rnz gene encoding ribonuclease Z has product MEITFLGTGAGVPSTKRNVSSAALRLDSGEVWLFDCGEATQHQILTSSISLSKMTKIFITHLHGDHIFGLPGILGSRSFQGGESELVVYGPKGLADFIDTAIRISGTYLRYPLRIVEVEDGVQVNESHFSIKVALLEHGIDSFGYRIEERDKAGTLNVEKLKALGVQPGPIYQKLKSGSSIKLENGQTIHACDVTGPTIKGRHIVVCGDTRFTEKTIDFARNADVLIHEATFSEANTRLAYEYYHSTTVQAARIAKDARVEKLLLNHISSRYQESDVVGLVEEARNVFENTDLMEDQTTVHIPLRKASST; this is encoded by the coding sequence ATGGAAATCACATTTCTTGGGACGGGTGCCGGTGTTCCTTCCACAAAACGCAACGTCAGTTCCGCAGCCCTTCGATTGGATTCTGGAGAAGTATGGTTATTTGACTGTGGAGAAGCGACACAACATCAAATTCTTACTTCATCTATTTCACTTAGTAAAATGACAAAAATTTTCATTACTCATTTGCACGGAGACCACATTTTTGGATTACCAGGCATCCTTGGAAGTCGCTCCTTTCAGGGAGGAGAATCAGAGTTGGTTGTATACGGTCCCAAAGGATTAGCTGATTTTATTGATACAGCGATTCGGATTAGTGGCACCTACCTACGTTATCCGCTGCGTATTGTAGAAGTAGAGGACGGGGTTCAAGTGAATGAATCTCATTTTTCCATTAAGGTTGCTCTTTTGGAGCACGGAATCGATAGCTTTGGTTATCGCATTGAAGAAAGGGATAAAGCAGGTACGTTAAATGTTGAAAAATTAAAGGCTCTCGGCGTACAGCCTGGACCGATCTATCAAAAGTTGAAAAGCGGTAGTTCAATTAAACTGGAGAATGGGCAAACGATTCATGCGTGTGACGTGACAGGACCAACCATTAAAGGTAGGCACATTGTCGTTTGTGGCGATACAAGATTTACAGAAAAGACCATTGATTTTGCCAGAAATGCCGACGTTTTGATTCATGAAGCTACTTTTTCTGAGGCAAACACTAGACTAGCGTATGAGTATTATCATTCCACTACAGTGCAAGCAGCTAGGATTGCAAAGGATGCTCGGGTGGAGAAACTGTTGTTAAATCATATTAGTTCTCGATACCAGGAATCTGATGTTGTAGGACTGGTGGAAGAAGCGAGAAATGTTTTTGAAAATACCGATTTAATGGAGGACCAGACAACGGTACATATTCCATTAAGAAAAGCGAGCTCAACTTGA